A DNA window from Streptomyces sp. B21-083 contains the following coding sequences:
- a CDS encoding hemolysin family protein, whose amino-acid sequence MSVLQLLFALLLVLANGFFVGAEFALVSVRRSQIEPLGTARSRQVLYGLERLPQMMAAAQFGITVCSLTLGAVAEPTVAHLLEPVFEAVHLPEGMIHPLGYVIALALVVFLHLVVGEMLPKNLAMAAPEKTALWLSPGLVAFARVCGPVTVGLGACARLVLKLFRVEPKDEVEAVFTSEQLNRLVEDAGQAGLLDPGEQERLEDALELGSRPVTDVLLDRESLVTVDPSVTAGQVVALTARTGYSRFPVVADNGAFMGYLHVKDVLDLEDSERAVPQHIWRAMTTLRSELPLDDALTVMRRAATHLAQVADGSGRVIGLVAMEDVLELLVGEVRDPAHRQISPAPKVTEPRSAAQKEALAS is encoded by the coding sequence GCCGAAGCCAGATCGAACCGCTGGGCACGGCGCGGTCCCGCCAGGTGCTGTACGGCCTGGAACGGCTGCCGCAGATGATGGCCGCAGCCCAGTTCGGCATCACCGTCTGCTCCCTGACCCTGGGCGCCGTCGCCGAACCGACCGTGGCCCACCTGCTGGAACCGGTCTTCGAGGCGGTCCACCTGCCCGAGGGCATGATCCACCCGCTGGGTTACGTCATCGCGCTCGCGCTCGTGGTCTTCCTCCACCTCGTCGTCGGGGAGATGCTCCCGAAGAACCTGGCGATGGCGGCACCCGAGAAGACCGCGCTGTGGCTGAGCCCGGGCCTGGTCGCCTTCGCCCGTGTGTGCGGGCCGGTCACGGTGGGCCTGGGCGCCTGTGCGCGACTCGTCCTGAAGCTCTTCCGCGTCGAGCCCAAGGACGAGGTCGAGGCGGTCTTCACCAGCGAGCAGCTCAACCGGCTGGTGGAGGACGCCGGCCAGGCCGGGCTGCTCGACCCCGGTGAGCAGGAACGCCTGGAGGACGCGCTGGAACTGGGCTCCCGCCCGGTCACCGACGTCCTCCTCGACCGTGAGTCCCTGGTGACGGTGGACCCGTCGGTCACCGCGGGCCAGGTCGTCGCCCTCACCGCCCGCACCGGCTACTCCCGCTTCCCGGTGGTGGCGGACAACGGCGCCTTCATGGGCTACCTGCACGTGAAGGACGTACTGGACCTGGAGGACTCGGAACGGGCGGTGCCGCAGCACATCTGGCGTGCCATGACGACGCTGCGCTCCGAACTCCCGCTGGACGACGCGCTGACGGTGATGCGCCGGGCGGCGACCCATCTGGCCCAGGTCGCGGACGGTTCGGGCCGGGTGATCGGCCTGGTCGCCATGGAGGACGTTCTGGAACTCCTGGTCGGCGAGGTACGGGACCCGGCCCACCGCCAGATCTCGCCGGCGCCGAAGGTGACGGAGCCCCGGTCGGCGGCGCAGAAGGAGGCGCTGGCGAGTTAG